One Jeotgalicoccus saudimassiliensis DNA window includes the following coding sequences:
- the prmC gene encoding peptide chain release factor N(5)-glutamine methyltransferase — protein MKQYKTVLKEAEASLSVYGQETRTASIVMEELFGMNFSKLMVYGDDVMPEDDYKKFEEIMVRICNNEPYQYVLGEAYFYDAYFKVTPDTLIPRNETEELVDFVLRNEHDSGMTAVDIGTGTGAIGLTLARYWELNRVIVTDLSKAALEVAKENGERLGATAEYLEGSLFVPLVDKEIKADIIISNPPYISEDEKHLMTASVLEHEPQTALFAKDSGLALYKEMIRTLDGVLNPGGRVYFEIGFNQAKVLKTFIENVLPGTDVHTIKDINQNDRILYFTRGEKQ, from the coding sequence GGAAGAACTGTTTGGCATGAACTTTTCAAAACTGATGGTGTACGGCGATGACGTCATGCCGGAAGATGATTATAAAAAGTTCGAAGAGATTATGGTGCGGATTTGTAATAATGAGCCGTATCAGTATGTGCTCGGTGAAGCGTATTTTTACGATGCATATTTTAAAGTAACACCGGATACACTGATTCCGCGAAACGAAACTGAAGAGCTCGTGGATTTCGTGCTGAGAAATGAGCATGACAGCGGCATGACAGCGGTTGATATCGGTACCGGAACGGGTGCCATCGGCCTGACTCTGGCCCGTTACTGGGAACTAAACAGGGTCATAGTAACGGATTTATCGAAAGCGGCGCTTGAGGTTGCGAAGGAGAATGGGGAGCGGCTCGGAGCAACTGCCGAGTATCTCGAAGGCAGTTTATTCGTACCTTTAGTGGATAAAGAAATTAAAGCTGATATAATCATCTCTAATCCTCCGTATATAAGCGAGGATGAAAAACATCTGATGACTGCATCTGTACTTGAGCACGAGCCGCAGACTGCGCTGTTTGCAAAAGACAGCGGACTTGCACTGTACAAAGAGATGATCCGTACGCTCGACGGCGTTTTGAATCCGGGCGGGCGCGTGTATTTTGAAATCGGCTTTAATCAGGCAAAAGTGCTGAAGACTTTTATTGAAAATGTCCTGCCGGGAACTGATGTGCATACAATCAAGGATATCAATCAGAACGACAGAATATTATATTTTACGCGGGGTGAAAAACAGTGA
- a CDS encoding L-threonylcarbamoyladenylate synthase has product MTKIWKITEADLTNADNQEALLEQLEEIKIAFTYGEIIGIPTETVYGLAADARNSEAINKIFSAKGRPGDNPLIIHIHDISQLEDFTAVLDERVLSLMEAFWPGPISFILPLTGDYLSSTAVAELDSVAVRMPSHPVGRKILQHADMPLAAPSANISGKPSPTNAQHVIDDLEDRVYGVVDSESAIYGIESTVLDCTQFPYRIARPGAVTKEQLEAVLESAVDTVSSQTDKPISPGMKYKHYAPSQPLIVIEGGINNNTKLPVERTQKVGIIAPETSREFIGEDIQFISLCRDRNSYREAARNLYSALRIMDNSDVDIIFIHGFDKVPESEGLMNRIYKATGNEVIQGG; this is encoded by the coding sequence GTGACTAAAATTTGGAAAATTACCGAAGCCGATTTAACGAATGCGGACAATCAGGAAGCACTGCTCGAACAGCTGGAAGAAATAAAAATTGCATTTACCTACGGTGAAATTATCGGTATTCCGACTGAAACGGTATACGGTCTGGCAGCGGATGCGAGGAATTCGGAAGCAATCAATAAGATTTTTTCTGCCAAAGGACGTCCTGGAGACAATCCTTTAATTATACATATCCACGATATCAGCCAGCTTGAAGACTTTACAGCGGTACTCGATGAACGCGTTCTCAGTCTGATGGAGGCCTTCTGGCCGGGACCGATATCATTTATTCTCCCGCTGACCGGTGATTATCTGTCGTCCACTGCAGTCGCTGAACTCGATTCAGTGGCAGTGCGTATGCCGAGTCATCCGGTCGGACGGAAAATTCTGCAGCATGCTGATATGCCGCTTGCAGCACCCAGTGCGAACATCAGCGGCAAGCCCTCGCCGACGAATGCGCAGCATGTCATCGATGATCTTGAAGACCGCGTGTACGGCGTTGTCGACAGCGAGTCTGCAATTTACGGTATCGAGAGTACGGTGCTCGACTGTACGCAGTTCCCGTACAGAATCGCCCGCCCGGGTGCAGTGACGAAAGAACAGCTTGAAGCAGTGCTCGAGTCAGCGGTGGATACAGTAAGCAGCCAGACGGATAAGCCAATCTCACCGGGAATGAAATATAAACATTATGCGCCGAGTCAGCCTTTAATCGTCATCGAAGGCGGGATTAACAACAATACGAAACTGCCGGTGGAACGGACGCAGAAAGTCGGTATTATCGCACCGGAAACGAGCAGGGAATTTATCGGTGAGGACATACAGTTTATCAGTCTGTGCAGAGACCGTAACAGTTACAGGGAAGCAGCACGCAATCTGTACTCGGCACTTCGTATTATGGATAATTCCGATGTCGATATTATTTTCATTCACGGCTTTGACAAAGTGCCGGAATCGGAAGGTCTGATGAACCGCATTTACAAAGCGACGGGAAACGAAGTGATTCAGGGTGGATAA
- a CDS encoding arsenate reductase/protein-tyrosine-phosphatase family protein gives MDKIIFVCTGNTCRSPLAESYARMKYPDMDISSRGLFVVEERTNSRSLNIIEENNLPAPTPPKQLTAEDVQKAKLVVMGRSHKEAILGRWPDADVRLVSEYAGETSVDIPDPYGGTQSQYEEVFLHLKEYIEKFNW, from the coding sequence GTGGATAAAATAATATTTGTCTGTACGGGAAATACATGCCGCAGCCCGCTCGCAGAAAGTTACGCACGAATGAAATATCCGGATATGGATATTTCATCCCGCGGACTCTTCGTTGTGGAGGAGCGGACGAACAGCCGCTCGCTTAATATAATAGAAGAAAATAACCTGCCCGCACCGACACCGCCAAAACAGCTGACAGCGGAAGACGTTCAGAAAGCAAAACTCGTCGTTATGGGGAGAAGTCATAAAGAGGCTATTCTCGGCCGGTGGCCTGATGCAGATGTGAGACTGGTGTCTGAATATGCCGGGGAAACATCAGTGGACATTCCAGACCCGTACGGCGGTACACAGTCGCAGTACGAAGAAGTATTTTTACATCTGAAAGAATACATTGAAAAATTTAACTGGTAA
- a CDS encoding TIGR01440 family protein has protein sequence MKDAFVRLKNDLQTLTDDLYETDFFTPGKVLVIGCSTSETIGKHIGKSSSDEAAEVIFEHFFEIATKENVHLLFQGCEHINRSLTTTRKTMETLKLEEVTVVPHKEAGGSLSELAYKEIDDPVVVESVQADRGIDIGQTLIGMHMKHVAIPVRTSVKTVGEAVVTIATTRPKLVGGPRAHYK, from the coding sequence ATGAAAGACGCGTTTGTAAGATTGAAGAATGACTTACAGACACTGACGGATGACTTATATGAAACTGATTTCTTCACACCGGGTAAAGTGCTTGTTATCGGCTGTTCAACATCGGAAACGATCGGAAAACATATCGGTAAAAGCAGTTCGGATGAAGCTGCGGAAGTCATATTTGAACATTTTTTTGAAATCGCAACCAAAGAAAATGTTCACTTGTTATTTCAGGGATGTGAACATATTAACCGTTCCCTGACAACGACGAGAAAGACGATGGAAACATTGAAGCTTGAAGAAGTAACGGTAGTGCCGCACAAAGAAGCCGGGGGCAGCTTAAGCGAACTCGCTTATAAAGAAATTGACGACCCTGTTGTCGTTGAATCTGTTCAGGCGGACCGCGGCATTGATATTGGGCAGACGCTGATCGGCATGCACATGAAACACGTTGCAATTCCGGTCCGGACGTCTGTAAAAACAGTTGGCGAAGCAGTAGTGA
- the rpiB gene encoding ribose 5-phosphate isomerase B, giving the protein MKVVIASDHGGINLKKAVTEYLTAQQIEFTDLGPDNTDSVDYPDYAKPVAEKVAAGEYDKGILICGTGIGMNITANKTKGIRCALVHDTFSAKATRAHNDSNVLAMGERVIGPGLALEVVDTWLNTEFEGGRHERRVCKIEE; this is encoded by the coding sequence ATGAAAGTTGTTATAGCATCAGACCACGGCGGCATCAATTTAAAAAAAGCCGTGACGGAATATTTAACTGCTCAGCAGATTGAATTTACAGATCTCGGGCCTGACAATACGGACTCTGTGGATTACCCGGATTATGCCAAGCCGGTTGCAGAGAAAGTTGCTGCAGGAGAGTATGATAAAGGTATTTTAATTTGCGGTACAGGTATCGGCATGAATATTACTGCAAATAAAACCAAAGGTATTCGCTGTGCACTTGTACACGATACTTTCTCGGCAAAAGCAACACGCGCACACAACGATTCCAATGTACTCGCGATGGGTGAAAGAGTTATCGGACCGGGTCTTGCACTTGAAGTAGTGGACACCTGGCTGAACACTGAATTTGAGGGTGGTAGACATGAAAGACGCGTTTGTAAGATTGAAGAATGA